A region of the Mytilus galloprovincialis chromosome 1, xbMytGall1.hap1.1, whole genome shotgun sequence genome:
atgatgaggatgaggatgatgatgatgatgatgatgatgatgatgatgatgatgatgatgatgatgatgatgatgatgatgatgatgatgatgatgatgatgatgatgatgatgatgatgatgatgatgatgatgatgatgatgaggatgaggatgaggaggatgaggatgaggatgaggatgatgatgatgatgatgaggatgaggatgatgatgatgatgatgaggatgaggatgaggatgatgatgatgatgatgaggatGAGGATGAGGATGATGATGAGGAGGATGAGGATGAGGATGATGAGGATGAGGATGAGGAGGATGAGGAGGATGAGGAGGATGAggaggatgatgatgatgatgatgatgatgatgatgatgatgatgatgatgatgatgatgatgatgatgatgatgatgatgatgatgatgatgatgatgatgatgatgatgatgatgatgatgatgatgatgatgatgatgatgatgatgatgatgatgatgatgatgatgatgatgatgatcatcatcatcatcatcatcattcatcatcatcataaaaaaaaaagcattttataTGAGcaatcttttctattttttttatctaaattctgATATTTAGCTTACCTTTTATTTACATATTGTAGTTTTCCCCTGTAAAAATCCacacaaaatgtgtcatttttcgCAAAACAATCTCGATGACTTATGTATATGATATTTTTGCATAAAGCACAATGAgtactataatttaacaaagcATGGAACTAATCTATCCTATTTCTTTCAAACACTTGTACTACCTTAACATCGTTTTACTCACGTATGATTTCAGTTTAGAACGTATTCCGATGATCACACAAGTGGCAAAAATACCTATGAAAAAGGCACTTAGTGACATCCAAATCAAACTCAAAACTCCGTCCGAAGATCTTTGCAACATTATAATTAAGGAACCCAGGGCTAATGGTACACACACGAAAATTATCAATATTAAGAAACACGCACAAACTGCAGGACGTCCATAGTTGAATACTCCAAAGAACTTCATAAGTGTATGGCTATTTGCATACACGATTACAGCATGGGTTTGATCTTTACACTGAAAATAGAGTAAACATTTATCTCTCGATTAACTCAATACAGGAATGAAACTGtagattttattaatttattgtcaATCAAAAGATAGATCGTCAATCGATTGACGAGGCTCCGCAATTTGAAAGAATAGCAAGTTGCCTATGTAagttaactcatcatagatatcatgattaaaattacgtacgacagacgcgcgtttcgtgtatgTGACACTGTAAGGTTTGATATACACATATCTTACTATATTAAGGTTCGATTTCAAAAtcttaacaaaataaacattcaaCATAGATATCAAAAGATGTCATAATAATGCAAAATAGACatctctccattcaagtcacaatttgttatagtaaaaaagttatattcaaaacagaaaatctcTATCAAATAGTAAACTCAAAAGCTACATGAAATGAATGAACAACAAccttcatattcctgacttggtacagacattttcttatttagaaaatggttgattaaacctggttttaacgCTAGCTAAACCTCTACCTTGTTTGACAGTATAAAATTCAattgtattgacaacgatgtgtgacaaatgtcaaaaataagggtacagcagtcaacgttgtgttgttatcttaatcactataaaaacaaagttTTATATTCAAGTACTTACAATGacataataacacaatgacgggatgaagaagtacagagtcacgtcacatacaagaaagaaacacaaaaaggcacacAGACAAAACAagtatatgtcaaagtacggtcttcaacacgaaacCTTGGCATCCATCGAACGGTTATACATTCAAACTACATTattatgtagactaaacgcgcgtctggcgtattaaaatgtaatcctggaacctttgatgactatttacacaactgggtcgatgccactgctggtggacgtttcgtccccgagggtatatCAGCCCAGACATGGCTATCAATTACTAGTAtctggtcattttcataaatttcttgtttataaaacttttttcgagaaactaaggattttcttatcccaggcatagattaccttagtcgtatttggcacaatttgtTGGAatgttggatcctcaatgctattcaactttgtacttgtttttgcCCTAAACTTTTTTGTTCCGAGtgtctctgatgagtcttatgcagaccaaacgcgcgtctggcgtattaaaacctgatacctttaataactatttacaccactggaccGAAGcatctgctggtggacgtttcgtctcccaGTAGCCAGCACtttgttgttgacatgaatatcaattactaGTATCTGGCCAtcttcataaatttcctgtttgtaGAACttgaaatttttcgaaaaactaaggattttctcatctcaggcatatattaccttagccgtatttagcacaacttttggaatgttgggtcctcaatgctattcaactttgtacttgtttgactttaaaactattttgttcTGAGCGTAAGTGATTAGTCTTATGGagacgaaatgtgcgtctggcgtattaaaatataatcctggtacttttgattacTATTGTACGtaaattctaattttaattttcaagttGAAATGATGAAAATCTTAACTTTGGTGAAAAAGTCAATTCAATAACATTTAATCAAATGTGCCACAAAGTCTTGAAGTCTTAAGCAAGAACTGGACATtaatttgagaatggaaaaaaAGACTTCGATTAGAGATGCAATTATTGGACCGTCGATTTAGAATCTTACTCTAGTTCAACAATTGTATCCTAAATATACATTCAAACTACATGtgtaataaataattattatgttTTGTTTCGGGAACTGTTGTTTGTCCTTTCGTCGATTTCGTATTTttccatgacattgtcagtttgttttcgacttgaaTGTGTCTTTTGTATCTCTTGTCTCTTTTCGTCAAAACTTAGTTTTTAGTACATGGTCGTGCTTTTCTCATTCTGTTAAATACTAAATCGACAAACAATCTAGTTTGACCTTTAAAGATTTGAACTATGTGAGAGAAGCTTATACAGAGCCTGGTTGAAATCTTGTATTCTCAAAGTACAATGTTAATTGAAACAACAAGgccttgtttttatttcaattaatttgtACAGTTTTCTTTGAAACTCATATACTTTTATCTCaatcgtattttttttattaaagataccaggcttaacaATTTGTGAGCgtcttgtgtgtgttttgtctacaaaagacttacgCTCGAATCAAACAGATTAAAAGACTACATCAAGTACGAAGTCAAAGAGCATAGAGAATCAAGAATTCATGAACGCCATTATGCCTTATATAGACttgctcgggaaagattttggattagAAAGCTAAGGGCAGTTTCCCCAGTGGgcatacatgaaaaaaaaaccatagaatCCATCACTAATTTTCCTGTCATCACTTTTTTCCTACCATCACTTGTTTCAAGTAACTCCGGCTTCCACACTGGACGTGCAGGTgtaaggatttaaaaaaaatatacaagttttaattACAGGGCTCCATTCATTTGGGTTTGTACTATTATTCTTAATTGTAAGTAAAATTCACTTTATTTCACTAATCATTTTACAATGATTACAATATGAACAAAATTCTCACTGTTCGTATATCTTATTAATGAACCATTCAACGTTCATCGTGTTTATTAACCAGACACTATGAGTGCATACGTATATGGTTATGCCCATTCGAGTATGGTCCAAATATTCATATGGTCcgaaacaaatataatatatatatatatatatatatatatatatcagtctaacaACTTGCGTTgacaatttaataacaacattttcctataataacatcttatatcagtaccgttgtgcaaatttttagactggtataattttttccttatctgcatagtatcgatccggtacatagtaaatatgctggttggtcctttttatagacttatatatatatacacatacatatatatatatatggtgcaagtcatgtggtaacagacgttgtctgacttgtcaacaaatactaaatactcaaacatgtacttgccactcgactgggtctgtgtacactatattttgcaatgtaacttgcaaaacccagaatgttgtatacctccttcagtgtcgatgtggcatgcagtatgttggcgagacagagcagccattcaacaaacgcatgaatggtcatcgaagtgactacacttgcaagcccgacctacccgtaagtcgtaatttgagatcacctgggcacgcacaagctgatctcaaaaaccttaccatcaaaatcatagaccacaacgagggttggtcgaaggtcgacagagtcgctcgggaaagattttggaaaAGAAAGTTAAGGACAGTTTCCAGAGAGGGCatcaatgaaaaaacatagaatgagtcactCATATTACTGTCATTACTTGTTTCCAGTAACAACGGCTTCcatactggctttacagttcgaagatttttttaaaataccagtttaaattacagggctccattcatttgggatggatgtataagtacgtagccacgttcaattattttaccttatttgataaaacttatttttctaatcattattaaactgctattcgtttgggaggcttaaataagtagtttctgttgcaattgcgctaccgttgtcaaatttgaaatataataccAACTTTGATCGGTTAgggcatttttatttttttgtttgaggactgccctccaTGCAATAttaacatctaaactgtcacaacctttagAAATtcagagttgtgccagttcacatcgcaaataactatctttatttggcatatctttgtaatctttgcgccgtgtttggaaattttaaaattgtaccagcgtctgtgATGTCCGATTAAATTGTATAaactttcaagattttgatagggTCTCAATTTGAATATGTTGagatgattcatttgacatcgtgctattaccgaagaaggatatctgttatccgaaatatctaatatttgttcattttatagttatttaatggtgatgttgttctctttttgacttgttatatattatattttgtagtgtacagaatcatagtacacgatccatcgccctgtaagattaatcgttgactatttattcagtcattatatGTTTAGATgtatctagcgtcgtactacagtagaTGATATATAAGgaatggagatgttattgttacagatatatatatatatatatatatatatctgtaacaataacatctccattatatatatatatatatatatatatatatatatatatatatatatatatatatatatcagtctaaagatttgcacaacggtactgatataagatgttataatacgaaatatatatatataactcgtctaaacatcaaccatatatatatatatgtaacaataacatctccatgccttatatatcatgtactgtagtacgacgctagattaaaactgacgaggaaaggtaacacacggccaccgaaagctttatttttatgaagcccaggtggtcgtgtggtctagcggtccggcaacagtgcaggcgatttggtgtcacgatatctcagtagcatgggttcgaatcccgccgagggaagaacaaaaaaattgcgaaagcaaattaacagatctaacatttcttggttgatgtttagacgagttatatatatatatcatgtactgttgAACGACGCTAGAtttaaactgacgaggaaaggtaacacacggccaccgaaagctttattattgtgaagcccaggtggtcgtgtggtctagcgggatggctgcagtgcaggcgatttggtgtcacgatatctcagtagcatgtgttcgaatcccggcgagggaagaacaaaaaatttgcgaaagcaaatttacagatctaacattgttggttgatgtttagacgagttgtgtatATATACATAGGAAACTCTACTTTTAAGAGTACTAAttataaaagtacaaataaatacatgttttttttaatttttattgactTATTGAGTCAATATCAAAAACCTTTTTTAAACATCttcaaaatataatgtaattgGTTAGTGTGAAGTAGAAAACTTCATATCAGTTATACTTATTATTTGGTGATAAGTCTACCAAAAAATATAGAACGAACGTAGTAATTCAATCATGATTATCAAAAGAGAGGCGAAGTTGTCTTTACGTAATTCTTCATTTCGTTTTTAATTGAGTGATAAAATTAGTTAAACCTGATGCATTTGACCATAATTTTGGCAtcaaaagccaaacaagtattgAATTTTTCATAAACGCTCATTCAACAAATTGTTAGAGTTTAATGAAATTGTACTTTGGTAGTTATCTTTGCTTTTTagacttgtttgtttgtttttgtagttttatttatttCGCTTCGTTTATGACAATGCACAAGGCTTTATCGTTTAGTATTATCTTCATATGACATTGCATGTGCCGGTTGTAAAAAATAACCCAATCAATATGACATGACTATAAAACAGTATTCTAGGATAAATGAACTGGTTAATAACGCAACTAAGGCTGTTTTGCAGCTAATAATAAATTCATTTCAACTTATTCCAAATTTGCAAAGATTATTACGAGATATCTGTTATTAATGTTGTTAGCCCTGTATACGTTATCAGAAGGAGAAAGTTGGCCGTTAAGTCGTCGCATATTCAAACGTATAAAATTATGTTATGTACAAACTGTAATGATgcataaattataatttgtacaggttTTTTTGCACAATTATCAGTATTTTGCGAACATCTCAACAAAATTTCAATATCACTGTTAAATGTTCATGTCCACATGTTATAGTCTTATGCATAACACTGATACAAAGTTTATATAAGAACACTTTAAGATGTTTTTTTAGACAAATAATCTGACAATTTTGTGAAGAAGAAACAGAATATGAACCGATCAGGTGTACACATTTTTAGTGTGTCACAGAAGACAGTACTTgtgtcaggttaaagtttctgATTTTGGGATTACAACAGCAACCTTATTAGTAACTGAAAACTGTTTTATTCAATACTTCCCATTTCAGGTATTTGATAATTCCAGTGTTTTGCACAAAAGATATCTTTACATCATTGTGTGTTTCGTTGGCACACAATAAATTCCTTAATGAGACTTTGTCAATATTATTTCACGTCACCTGTATAGAAAATCATTTTAAGGCCAAGAATCTGAACAGGTGTTTTTACATCCGTTTCTTCTCCAAACGTTAGGTGAGGAGTCTTTATTAtctattgttgtcaatataatggaatttttatacgactgtcatacaagtgagaagtttatctagctataaaaccaggttaagtctacaattttttacataagaaaatgtctgtaccaagtttggaatgtgacagttgttatcaatcgTTCtgtgtgtttcagcttttgattttgcaacttgactagggtctttccgttttgaattttcttcagagttcaatatttttgttattttactgttacTACCAAAACTACAAGAATAATTAAATCTCAACTTTTAAGACCTCACTCTTTATCCCTTAACATAAATAACTTACGTTAGTACCGTTGGAGTTAAGAGATACTTTATTTTCCTCAGAAAGTGCTGGAAAATTACAAGTATACAAGATTCCATAATGTTTCTGAAGTTTTGCCTCTAACATCCATATACTTGCACCATTTTGTCCGTTTTCATAAGCTAgataaaaatacaacaatatatagGATTATAAAGTCTTACAAATGAACGCTAGAAAGCTAATAATGCAAAATCAAAAACCAGTTTTGGGTTTGGCATTTCAACTATTTTCAAACGGCAGAGAAAAGAATGTCCAATAGGGACTCAATAAACCAATCTCCTGGACTCAAACAAAATAACAGGTATATTTAAGATGGGGATCGAAGTAATTTTCGAGTATTTAGATATTTGTCAATGGCAGAGTTTGGATTTCAACCTTTAAAGaggtttgaatattttaaaatggaAACAAGGAAAAAAGTGTGGAAGTAAAACAAGTAAAGAAAGATGCGTAAAAAACAATGTTACCCTCATTTCTTTCGGGTTGacataatcaaaataattaaaataacaattGCAAGTACAACGAATTCGCAGTTTACATGGTCACATGCGACACTTTGAAACCTTTAATGCAATAATTCACCTACATACATAACAATAtataaagtcatatgaaacgaatTGCTGGTGATTATAACAACCAGGCGAAAACCctgtttaaatagaacaaaagaatcgaagctctttgttagagaaggcgataaatggtTACTATAATGTTTACTGTAGTaacaaaaaatttcaaacttaatagaaacaaatgaaatgacaattttcttctcaattacgaagtgttttatgttaaaaacaccatttgcataagttttcaatttatctattacacagttaagcagaacaatcagatatcaagtcgacgacatgggtatcaaTCAAGTTGGATGAAAAatatgcataacctccgattttaatttttgtttaccacgggcgtgtctgcccttccataaTATtgtgtgactcaagaaaaaaatccaaaaaatggctaacaattgtatcgaaaaagaaaatcgagtgcacctttttatgttggGGTGAGTTTGAGTTGACTATTTTGTCTTGAAAttgtacaaagcaagaatatttgatacatcatatcgattctatcatttttatatatcaaagctacaggttgactatataactttaaaaaaaatcgcactactaaaagatgaaataaatgggtcaagtgaaatacctatctaatgaattacaaaaacagagtaggtgtgttcgaatatttttttattctgaatacttgacgacagtctttcaagttggatgatgaaaatgcatatcttcgaaacaaaaatgtgtgtgataactagggttgaTAGTCTTTAACCACTTAAAAAATCTAGTCTGGCCttctatgaaatatttaattagtttttttttaaatgattatgaattttcacaaaaattccaactgacaaccgatcagacaatagttttaagttgaatcaatgcaggaAATATCATTGACTGACGCGCATTAGCTAGAAGATACATATGTCTTTAACACCTGGATTACATTGTAAGGCGTCCTGGtgttaaaagtacaaaaacaTAAATGTCAATTATAAGTAAAGGTGAATTATTGTGTAGATTGTAGTGTGTCTTTTGGGGacttttgatgtattttatttactgtagaatgttataaatattttatacgcAAACTCTGTATGTGTAATTAATATAAATGTTTAACTTATGTATGCAAAAGATcaaatagattttgttttataatagaGTCCACCGTTTATCCCTAGACGATGGATCATTGTTTACACAGGGCCCCTTGTGTATACTTCCCTGGGTTATACAAGGTAAATTATATTCAGgtgattttcaataaatgtatgtcaaatctttaaaaaaaaaagatacatatgtcTTATAAAATACAACTATCAtttaaggatcgtaatggtgctatgtggataaatttatcggtttgcaagagcaaaaaaaaaaatggcagcgcgtcatccctataATGGctacattttcatttttacaatcatagaaaatatgtaaaaatgaactggcgtaatgggggggggggggggttagatttgacgaagtagaatcctgactgtaccAAATTAATCAATCCAAGAATCTACCCTAAAATTAGACCTCGGATTACTTATATTTTCACAGTTTTTGTCAGGTAtaatcgagagaaaaaaatcattcgttgattgttaataaaaaaaaaccacttcatttttaattaactttCAGGTGTTTGTGTCTGGTTGACCTTGACGAACTGTCGTCAACAGAAACATagatcatgtaaaaaaaaaaagaataataactTAAATTGATATTGCAAGCAACAGCGGATGTCTACCTATTAATCGCAAGCCATTTTACACTATCAAAGTTTCATTTGAATTAACCTACCATTTGAATAGAGGAAATGATACGTTTAGCTTTTTGGGTCATTTTGACTTTTTttgcactgtttccatggtaacaccaGTCGTTTGGAAATTCGAAAGTTAAATGCTAAATCTGCACATATATAGTGAagctatatttatattttttgggaATACACCTTCACGAATTCTTAAGTTAATTAAGAATGTTATACTTGGTGCTATAGTTGATGTCAATCCAGACATGCTATTTCTATGGCAGTAGtagcaattttttaaaatatgaagtcAGATGACACATCTTCACATAACATGTCACATTACTGTAAAGTTTCATAAAGATTGGAAAACATGTAAGTTTTGTTCTCAGTCCTACAGCCTTTTGTTAGATTTCTTATCTTCACAAGAGCAATGAAATTTTTGTAAAGTTGCAttaagttttgttaatttttttgtaaagtttattgTGATATAGTGATCATCATTTTAATGAATTTTCTTCAACATTATCCCAATAATCGCcaagacatggctaaaaaaacaagaagaaacaTATCAATAATATAGGGAAAGCAATGTGACTGACTACTGGCTTTTTTCGTTATGAATACCAAATATAagttatagtaaaaaaaaaatgtgtcaccACAAT
Encoded here:
- the LOC143061538 gene encoding uncharacterized protein LOC143061538; the encoded protein is MIKSFNDDDEDDGDDDDEDEDDDDDDDDDDDDDDDDDDDDDDDDDDDDDDDDDDDDDDDDDDDEDEDEEDEDEDEDD